In Bacteroidales bacterium, the DNA window AGGAAGAGGTTACTGATGTTGATTTTGAAGAAGTTAAGTAGCAATTATCAATGTGCAATGAACAATTAACAATGAGTAATTGACTATTTGTGATGTAGAGTTAACGGTCAATATGCTTAAAATCAAAATATTACATAGGCGGAGCATGCTCCGCCTTTTTCGACATTTGTATTTGTTGCAAATTTGTAACAAACGGAAATAAATAACTGACACTCAATATATATATAAATTACAAAAAAGTTAAGTTAAGGCTATCTGTAGGAATGTTTGAAATATCTCTTTACTTTTGTGTATAAATTAAACGTATAAAAAAGAAATTCTTAATGACAAAAATTAAAAAAATTGCCCTTGTTGCCCACGACAACCGTAAAGCTGATATGGTTGAATGGGTAGAGTGGAATTGGAATAAACTAATAAAATATGAACTTATTTGCACTGGAACTACCGGAAAGTTGGTGAATGAAACACTTTCAAAAAAGATGGATGATGAATCAGATGCAAAAATATCAATAACACGTCTTAAATCGGGTCCACTAGGTGGTGACCAACAACTGGGTGCTTTAATTTGTGAGGGAAGAGTTGATATGCTGATATTTTTATGGGACCCTATGACTGCACAACCACACGATGTTGATGTTAAGGCTCTATTACGACTTGCCACACTCTACAATATCCCAACAGCCGTTAATAGGTCAACTGCCGACTTTTTAATAAGCTCTATGCTTATAGATTCAAATTATAAACCCATAATAAAAGATTACGGAAGCTATATAAATAGGAAAATTGATATAAAATAAACAGATATATGCTTGAATTATTTAAAAAAAGACAGTCTCAACGTGCATATAAAGATACTCCTGTAGAGCCGGAAAAAATAGAACGGATATTAGAAGCTGCCAGACTTGCTCCTTCGGCTTGTAATGCACAACCATGGAAATTTATTGTGGTTGATGACCCAGAACTAAAGAACCAGATTGCCGATGCAACATCTGCCAAGCTGTTAGGCATGAACCACTGGACAAAACAAGCACCTGTACATATAGTAATTGTTGAAGAGAGCGCAAATATAAGTAGCAACGTGGGAAGCGTAATTAAACGTCGCCATTTCCCAATTATGGATATTGGCATAGCCGCTTCGCATATATCTCTACAAGCTGCATACGAAGGACTTGGCACATGCTTTATTGGATGGTTTAATGAAAAGAGAGTAAAAAAGTTACTAAATATTCCAACTGGAAAACGCCCTCAACTAATTATAACAATAGGTTATCCAGATTCAGAGATACGTGAAAAAATCAGAAAAGATAAAACTAAGATTGTGAGCTATAACAGCTATAAATAAACAAAAAAGCCGTGCTATTAAAACACGGCTTTTACGTATTATAAATATAACACTAACTACTGTTTTACCAAACGTACAGTCTTAACAGTTCTTCCTTCTGAAAAGAATGTCAACATATAAACCCCTGGGTTTAAATTATCAGTGTTTATGGTTACAATATCATCGTTCATAATCCCTTGACGCGTTGCACGAATTCGTCCGTGAATATCTATTATTTCAAGGTTCAAGGAACCACTACTTAAACCATCTACCTTGATATTTACAAGACTAGTAGCAGGGTTTGGATACACCATAATTTCAGATGTAAACTCAATAGCATTAATAGAAACAATTCCTAAAGGACCTTGTTGAAATCCTTGGGTAATAATAATCGTGTTGTCGCTGGAAACTAAAGTTCCAATAACAGGCTCACCAAGTGTCCAACTCATGGAGTATCCAGTCTCTGTATTGGTATGACTTGCTCCCGCAGCAGCAACTACTGAGTGTGTGATTGTCTGCGCATTTAAAAAACCGACAACAAACAACATTGATAGTAAAGTGTATAGCCTCTTCATAATATTATCTGTTTTTAGTTGATATCTTACAAAATATTTAATTAACAAATATAGGTAAACAATATTAAAATCAAACAAATTATAA includes these proteins:
- a CDS encoding nitroreductase codes for the protein MLELFKKRQSQRAYKDTPVEPEKIERILEAARLAPSACNAQPWKFIVVDDPELKNQIADATSAKLLGMNHWTKQAPVHIVIVEESANISSNVGSVIKRRHFPIMDIGIAASHISLQAAYEGLGTCFIGWFNEKRVKKLLNIPTGKRPQLIITIGYPDSEIREKIRKDKTKIVSYNSYK
- a CDS encoding T9SS type A sorting domain-containing protein produces the protein MKRLYTLLSMLFVVGFLNAQTITHSVVAAAGASHTNTETGYSMSWTLGEPVIGTLVSSDNTIIITQGFQQGPLGIVSINAIEFTSEIMVYPNPATSLVNIKVDGLSSGSLNLEIIDIHGRIRATRQGIMNDDIVTINTDNLNPGVYMLTFFSEGRTVKTVRLVKQ
- a CDS encoding methylglyoxal synthase — translated: MTKIKKIALVAHDNRKADMVEWVEWNWNKLIKYELICTGTTGKLVNETLSKKMDDESDAKISITRLKSGPLGGDQQLGALICEGRVDMLIFLWDPMTAQPHDVDVKALLRLATLYNIPTAVNRSTADFLISSMLIDSNYKPIIKDYGSYINRKIDIK